A genomic window from Sporanaerobacter acetigenes DSM 13106 includes:
- a CDS encoding phage tail tape measure protein — MAREIGQLNVKVGLDSTGFQNGVSQLNRELRVVQSEFKAASASMGDHGKSLDGLKLKSESFSKQTEIQKEKIKALEEAHKKSIDTKGQDAKATQELEIKLNKAKEQLALMEQDLQKVNKEIEVQSSNWYKLGQSLEPVGKKMQDIGGKFQNVGKDLTKKVTVPLAGIGTAAIKIGMDFEESMSKVKAFSGASEEDMVQLEKAARDAGASTSKSAKEAADALGFMALAGWDSKTSMEALMPVLRLSEAGNIDLARASSLVTDSMSALGLTTQELPKYLDIVAQTARSSNTDIDQMAEGFLGVGGTLRGLDVPLEESALALGFLANAGVKGSEAGTALNAVLLNLTAPTGRAKQALDELGFSAFDSQGNFKGLENVLFELKDKLKGMTEEQRNTYLAMIGGKEHVKDLNALLNGMDDSYDTLTKDISEFDGALDDMANTMRDNNKGSIIELKSAMEELGLKIYDVLKPSIADIIDSIQGFIDKLNSLSPAQQEAIVKLGLFAAAIGPVLLGTGSMIKKVGETIEVFSNVSKVIANAGGVIGALTSPIGIAIAAIVAIVAVGVTLYKNWDDIKAKAGELKEAISEKWNNIKESTSQTWDNVKTTISTRWNDIKSNTNETIGNIKTSVSSSWENIKSKTNDTWENMKSNTASAWQAMRGKIDEHGGGIKGIIGTYTEIYKTVWGSALKTMDDLTGGKFSAMVEKVKGAFNKVKDSIQSGISKIKEWNQQRVENKEATFTQRVKQVFETVGEKIKGIGRNAEGTEYWRGGLTWVGERGPELVNLPRGSKVFSNEKSMEMIKGKGQTNTNNSNLTIHIDNFNNNTDKDIEQLAYELEFYRQRVAMGRGGI; from the coding sequence TTGGCAAGGGAGATAGGGCAGTTAAATGTAAAAGTAGGTCTTGATTCAACTGGATTTCAAAATGGTGTATCTCAATTAAATAGAGAATTAAGAGTAGTACAATCTGAATTTAAAGCAGCTTCAGCTTCTATGGGGGACCATGGAAAAAGCCTTGATGGCCTTAAATTAAAATCTGAAAGCTTTTCAAAGCAGACAGAAATTCAAAAAGAAAAGATTAAGGCCTTAGAAGAAGCTCATAAAAAGTCTATAGATACCAAGGGGCAAGATGCAAAAGCTACTCAGGAGTTAGAGATAAAACTAAATAAGGCTAAAGAACAACTGGCCTTAATGGAGCAGGATTTACAGAAAGTAAATAAAGAAATAGAAGTTCAAAGTTCAAACTGGTACAAATTAGGACAGAGCCTAGAACCTGTGGGAAAGAAAATGCAAGATATAGGAGGGAAGTTTCAGAATGTAGGTAAGGACCTAACTAAAAAAGTAACTGTCCCTCTTGCTGGAATAGGAACTGCTGCTATAAAGATAGGCATGGATTTCGAAGAGTCAATGAGTAAAGTAAAGGCTTTCTCTGGTGCAAGTGAAGAAGATATGGTACAACTTGAAAAAGCAGCAAGGGATGCAGGAGCATCTACTTCAAAATCTGCAAAAGAAGCAGCAGATGCTCTAGGTTTCATGGCCCTTGCTGGCTGGGACTCAAAGACTTCAATGGAAGCACTAATGCCAGTTCTTCGTTTAAGTGAAGCAGGAAATATTGATTTAGCAAGAGCTAGTAGTTTAGTTACTGATTCTATGAGTGCATTAGGTCTTACAACTCAGGAATTACCGAAGTATTTAGATATTGTGGCCCAGACAGCAAGAAGTTCTAATACAGACATTGACCAGATGGCAGAAGGCTTTCTTGGAGTAGGTGGAACTTTGAGAGGATTAGATGTACCCCTTGAAGAAAGTGCACTAGCTTTAGGATTTCTTGCCAATGCAGGTGTTAAAGGCAGTGAAGCAGGAACGGCCCTAAATGCAGTTTTATTAAATCTTACAGCACCTACAGGAAGGGCAAAACAAGCATTAGATGAACTTGGATTTAGTGCATTTGATAGCCAGGGAAATTTTAAAGGCTTAGAAAATGTACTATTTGAATTAAAGGATAAACTTAAAGGAATGACAGAAGAGCAAAGAAATACTTATCTTGCCATGATTGGTGGGAAGGAACACGTAAAAGATTTAAATGCACTGTTAAATGGTATGGATGATAGCTATGATACTTTAACTAAAGATATTTCAGAGTTTGATGGTGCACTTGATGATATGGCAAATACTATGCGAGATAACAATAAAGGTTCTATTATTGAGTTGAAATCAGCCATGGAAGAATTGGGTCTTAAAATTTATGATGTATTAAAACCTTCCATAGCAGATATCATTGATTCTATTCAAGGTTTTATAGATAAACTAAACTCCCTAAGTCCAGCCCAGCAAGAGGCAATAGTAAAATTAGGACTCTTTGCAGCAGCTATTGGACCTGTCCTATTAGGAACTGGTTCAATGATTAAAAAAGTAGGAGAGACAATAGAAGTTTTTTCAAATGTAAGTAAAGTAATAGCAAATGCAGGTGGAGTTATTGGAGCTTTAACAAGTCCCATAGGAATAGCCATAGCCGCAATAGTTGCCATAGTTGCAGTTGGAGTAACTCTTTATAAAAACTGGGATGATATAAAGGCAAAGGCAGGAGAACTTAAAGAAGCTATAAGTGAAAAATGGAATAATATAAAAGAAAGTACATCTCAAACTTGGGATAATGTGAAAACTACAATATCTACTAGGTGGAATGATATAAAATCAAATACCAATGAAACCATAGGAAATATAAAGACATCTGTAAGTTCTTCTTGGGAAAATATAAAGAGCAAAACTAATGATACTTGGGAAAACATGAAAAGTAATACTGCTTCAGCCTGGCAAGCCATGAGAGGAAAAATAGATGAGCATGGTGGTGGAATTAAAGGCATCATTGGTACTTATACAGAAATATATAAAACAGTTTGGGGTTCAGCATTAAAGACCATGGACGATTTAACAGGTGGTAAGTTTTCAGCCATGGTAGAGAAAGTTAAGGGTGCATTTAATAAGGTTAAAGATAGTATTCAAAGTGGAATTTCAAAAATAAAAGAATGGAATCAGCAGAGAGTAGAAAACAAGGAAGCAACTTTCACCCAAAGAGTAAAACAAGTATTTGAAACTGTAGGCGAGAAAATAAAGGGCATTGGTAGAAATGCAGAAGGAACTGAATATTGGAGAGGTGGACTTACTTGGGTAGGTGAAAGAGGACCAGAATTAGTAAATCTACCACGAGGTTCAAAGGTATTTAGCAATGAGAAATCAATGGAAATGATAAAAGGCAAAGGGCAAACAAATACCAATAACTCAAACCTAACAATCCACATAGATAATTTTAACAATAATACAGATAAGGATATAGAACAACTTGCTTATGAATTAGAGTTCTACAGACAAAGAGTTGCTATGGGAAGGGGTGGTATTTAG
- a CDS encoding distal tail protein Dit has protein sequence MISFNFAGKDSYKDYGIIISKRPNLPSPKRRVSYIDIPGRDSSLVYDEETYENTTIGVECKIKDGNLIDKIDDIKAWLFSAGESDLIFSFQDDKKYRAQVVNSIDFSQVVKIFSEFIIIFNCRPFKYATYNNVFTIVESGSSIINVGSIKSEPIISVYGEGNIELTVNETKVNLTNIKDKIILNSVIQDSYNDLGENLNNKVKGEFIYLSPGSNRVEWTGNVSKIKILPNWRWL, from the coding sequence GTGATTAGCTTTAACTTTGCAGGAAAGGATAGTTATAAAGACTATGGAATAATAATATCTAAAAGACCCAATCTTCCCTCCCCTAAAAGAAGAGTATCATATATAGACATTCCAGGAAGAGATTCAAGTTTAGTTTATGATGAGGAAACTTATGAGAATACAACCATAGGAGTAGAGTGTAAAATCAAAGATGGTAATTTGATAGATAAAATAGATGATATTAAAGCATGGCTATTTTCAGCGGGAGAGAGTGACTTAATATTTAGCTTCCAAGATGATAAAAAGTATAGAGCGCAAGTGGTTAATAGTATTGATTTTTCTCAGGTAGTTAAGATTTTTTCTGAATTTATAATAATATTTAATTGTAGGCCCTTTAAATATGCAACTTATAATAATGTATTTACAATTGTAGAGTCAGGCTCATCTATAATAAATGTAGGAAGTATAAAAAGTGAGCCTATAATATCGGTATATGGTGAAGGAAATATTGAATTAACAGTAAATGAAACTAAGGTTAATTTAACTAATATAAAAGATAAGATTATACTTAATTCAGTAATTCAAGATTCTTATAATGATTTAGGAGAGAATTTAAATAATAAAGTAAAAGGTGAATTTATATATCTAAGTCCTGGCTCTAATAGGGTTGAATGGACTGGCAATGTAAGTAAAATTAAAATCCTCCCAAACTGGAGGTGGCTATAA
- a CDS encoding phage tail spike protein, translating to MITIYDKKTGKGNFENNGLCVLDECIMAEITHELNGEYSLEIEYPVVSHKAQYLEELNIIKADGQLFRIYKVERIQDKISKIKVWARHIFYDLAYYFIESVRILNANTKEALEGTIPPELQAVYDFTAPEGNIAPFIAKEINAADAMYRLIEVYGGEIYRDNYRAHIKDKVGTDKGILIKYGKNIRGMKVIEDTSEMATKIYPVGANGLLLSERYIEVLGDKADILPFPIVKKVEFKECKDVDTLRVKAKEYAEKVSLPKIFITIDFLELSKIEEYKDFKCLTEVDVGDIVKVKNERLGFTTELRVIKKKVDLINPINTKIELGDPLNTIIEKIDTSRLLDEINSAITGTLSSMIIKKNTEVINVTTTKFAAMVFGITAKADTNLNCNITMTGKASEDCSIKILFSLDGVYYDFKPIQKLAKGDNVIGLPLPMPQVTAGDHTFMVELEVTNGSFVIEKGNLQVTIEGRDLEGGLSASIPRAEVIYSFLYNLFYIKFSKYKYNENYLFKSLVPDKKDFIISYTEDDFSQIFNSYTRTMDLNINIEVVGIIEEFSPNNSSKYLYDNEWIAWSADFDKNKDGTYDYYNKVSISEPELIEEGTFDSRLEKGVLYTATLPNRNLYNNLLSIIWELEEI from the coding sequence ATGATTACTATTTATGATAAGAAAACAGGGAAAGGAAACTTTGAAAATAACGGACTTTGTGTTTTAGATGAATGCATAATGGCCGAAATTACTCATGAGCTAAATGGAGAATACAGTTTGGAAATTGAGTATCCAGTAGTATCTCATAAGGCTCAATACTTGGAGGAATTAAATATTATTAAAGCTGATGGCCAGCTTTTTAGAATATATAAGGTTGAAAGAATTCAAGATAAGATAAGTAAAATTAAAGTGTGGGCAAGACATATTTTTTATGATCTTGCCTATTATTTTATAGAATCTGTAAGGATATTAAATGCAAATACTAAAGAGGCCTTAGAAGGAACAATTCCACCTGAACTTCAAGCTGTATATGACTTTACAGCACCCGAAGGAAACATAGCACCATTTATTGCAAAGGAAATTAATGCAGCAGATGCAATGTATAGGCTAATTGAAGTTTATGGTGGAGAGATTTATAGGGATAATTATAGGGCACATATTAAAGATAAGGTAGGCACTGATAAAGGAATATTAATTAAATACGGTAAAAACATTAGAGGAATGAAAGTCATAGAAGATACCAGTGAAATGGCTACAAAAATATATCCAGTTGGTGCAAATGGACTATTACTTTCTGAAAGATATATTGAAGTTTTAGGAGATAAGGCTGATATTTTACCTTTTCCTATAGTTAAGAAAGTTGAATTCAAAGAATGTAAGGATGTTGACACACTAAGAGTTAAAGCAAAGGAATATGCTGAAAAAGTATCTCTTCCTAAGATATTTATTACTATTGATTTTTTAGAATTAAGTAAGATAGAAGAATATAAGGATTTTAAATGCCTTACAGAAGTAGATGTTGGAGATATTGTAAAGGTAAAAAACGAAAGACTAGGATTTACTACAGAACTTAGAGTAATAAAAAAGAAAGTAGATTTAATAAATCCTATAAACACTAAAATAGAATTAGGAGACCCACTAAATACTATAATAGAAAAAATAGATACATCTAGACTATTAGATGAAATTAATAGTGCCATAACTGGAACCTTAAGCAGCATGATAATTAAGAAAAATACTGAAGTTATAAATGTTACTACAACTAAATTTGCTGCAATGGTGTTTGGAATTACTGCAAAAGCAGATACAAATTTAAACTGTAATATTACCATGACAGGTAAGGCAAGTGAGGATTGCTCCATAAAGATATTATTTTCTCTTGATGGAGTATATTATGATTTTAAGCCAATTCAAAAGTTAGCTAAGGGTGACAATGTTATAGGACTTCCCCTTCCTATGCCACAGGTTACTGCAGGAGATCATACCTTTATGGTGGAGTTAGAAGTAACTAATGGAAGTTTTGTTATTGAAAAAGGAAATCTTCAAGTAACTATTGAAGGTAGAGACTTAGAAGGTGGACTTAGTGCAAGTATTCCTAGAGCAGAAGTAATTTATAGTTTTCTTTATAATTTGTTTTATATAAAGTTTTCTAAATATAAGTATAATGAAAACTATTTATTTAAAAGTTTAGTGCCAGATAAAAAAGATTTTATAATAAGCTACACTGAAGATGATTTTAGTCAAATCTTTAATAGCTATACAAGAACTATGGACTTAAATATTAATATAGAAGTAGTAGGAATAATTGAAGAGTTTTCACCAAATAACAGTAGTAAATATTTGTATGATAATGAGTGGATAGCATGGAGTGCTGATTTTGATAAAAACAAAGACGGAACTTATGATTATTATAATAAAGTCAGCATATCAGAGCCTGAACTAATAGAAGAAGGAACATTTGACTCAAGATTAGAAAAAGGAGTTTTATATACGGCTACATTACCTAATAGAAACTTATACAATAACTTACTATCTATCATCTGGGAATTGGAGGAGATATGA
- a CDS encoding phage holin family protein: MKNVIDTLQLIFTAIGGFIGWYLGGVDGLVYALVAFVVIDYITGLMLAVIERKVSSKIGFKGIFKKILIFIFVGIGNIVDLHIIKNGSAIRTAVIFFYLSNEGLSIIENATKIGLPVPEKLKAVFTELKKEDEKND, translated from the coding sequence ATGAAAAATGTAATTGATACCCTTCAGTTAATATTCACAGCCATAGGAGGATTTATAGGATGGTACTTAGGAGGTGTTGATGGATTGGTTTATGCACTTGTAGCCTTTGTAGTAATTGATTATATTACAGGTCTTATGTTAGCAGTAATTGAAAGAAAAGTATCAAGCAAAATAGGGTTTAAAGGAATATTTAAAAAGATTCTCATATTTATATTTGTAGGAATTGGTAATATTGTAGACTTGCACATTATTAAAAATGGTAGTGCCATTAGAACTGCAGTAATATTTTTCTATTTATCCAATGAAGGACTAAGTATCATTGAAAATGCCACAAAGATAGGCCTTCCAGTACCAGAGAAGTTAAAGGCTGTATTTACAGAACTTAAGAAAGAAGATGAAAAGAATGATTAG
- a CDS encoding N-acetylmuramoyl-L-alanine amidase — translation MKRMIRICCDYGHGGSDPGAIYNGRKESQDVLKIGKAVAAELRRHGVIVDETRTKDTAMSLKERSNFENKKKYDYFISFHRNASKPEKAEGVETFTYINQTEKAKSLAEKMQRALVDAGFKDRGVKAANFHVLRKTKAPAVLIEIGFIDNSKDNKLFDSSFKKIVMALSKAILDEVGIEYKEPNMSSASQTLYRVMVGSYSKKENAERQVEKLKALGFDAVIMPYKF, via the coding sequence ATGAAAAGAATGATTAGGATTTGCTGTGATTATGGCCATGGTGGAAGTGATCCAGGTGCTATATATAATGGAAGGAAAGAATCACAAGATGTATTAAAAATAGGAAAAGCTGTAGCAGCTGAACTAAGAAGACATGGAGTAATAGTTGATGAAACTAGAACTAAAGATACTGCCATGAGTCTAAAAGAAAGAAGTAACTTTGAGAATAAAAAGAAATATGACTACTTCATATCATTTCATAGAAATGCTTCTAAACCTGAAAAAGCCGAAGGGGTAGAAACATTCACTTATATTAATCAAACTGAAAAGGCTAAGAGTTTAGCAGAGAAGATGCAAAGAGCATTGGTAGATGCTGGTTTTAAAGATAGAGGTGTAAAGGCAGCTAACTTCCATGTATTAAGGAAAACAAAAGCACCAGCAGTACTCATTGAAATAGGATTTATTGATAACTCTAAAGACAACAAGTTATTCGATAGTAGTTTTAAGAAAATCGTAATGGCCCTATCAAAGGCTATACTAGATGAAGTTGGAATTGAATATAAAGAACCTAATATGTCATCCGCTAGTCAAACTCTATATAGAGTAATGGTAGGTTCATATTCAAAAAAAGAAAATGCAGAAAGGCAAGTAGAAAAACTTAAAGCCTTGGGATTCGATGCTGTTATAATGCCTTATAAATTTTAA